TTAATTAGATGAATGAACTCCATAATGGGAGTTCTTCTGCTCCTCGCGAGAATGACGCAAAAATCCATCACACTCAGAAAGAAAGACACCAGGAGGCAATAAAGGGCTCGTTCAGGGAGAGGAATGTTACATTTTAGAagtctgtaataaaaaaagatgaggGGAGTTACAGGCCAGACCTAAAAGAACTATGCTGTAAATATGCGTTAATGACTGTGAGTGATTTTAGCCGACTGATTCCTCTAAAGCTGCTCTGGTGTCGTGACAGCCTGTGCTGGAAATGGCTCCTTTGTTACCCAGGTTGGGTCTGGACTCCCTGAGCGGGGAATACAAACCTACCAGAACAGCAAAGAGTCTCTGCACTAGGAGGTTTACTGAAAAGGCCGAGACACATTCCAAAACATCAAATGTACCGCTTAAGCCCATGAAGAAAATAAGGTTTTAAAGAAGCTTACGGTACCATCCGGAAAAGTTAAATGAAAAACTTTCTTGCTAACGGTTTCTGGCTCTGTTTGATCGGCTTTGGTCCCCGGGGGGTTGGTTCTTCTGCAGTCCCTCCACAACCCTAATAACCGTCACCACGTCGCACCGTGACTGAGCGTGGACCCGCCGCTGAACTCTTCCCGCAGTCTCTGCTCTCACAGAACCCGAGGCGGAGCTCGGCCTCATTCCTCCACTTCTTCTGGAGTCCATGCAGCTTCACCTCCGCACCACAGCCGGCGCCGAAGAAGAAAAGGCGGTGCCAAGACGCCCAGAGTCCCTCGGTCCCAGCGTCATCCTGACAGCAGGTAGACTTAAATGGGCCTCGTTGTTTCGATGACGTCTTTTGAGCAAGGAGAAGACTTATTGGCAGTCACACCTCAATGATGTTGACAGATGGCAACCTGTTGTTGTCGTTCTTGGGGAACTGTTGAAGGAAAGAAGAAATGTGAagcctcataaaaaaaaaaaaattacactcaACTTTAATGACCATGAGAATGCCTGCTTGGATCAGTAGTTGTCTGCACGGATGAGTATGACATGGGGCTTTGTGATGTTTGTAGAACAGACTGGACCGTGCAAAGGTTTAATAGTATGACAATATGtgtatgctttgttttaaaggagGCACTTTCTTGTAATCTTTTGTGAACAGGATACCTGAGATCTgaacttttatgtatttttttctgaagtacCTTCCAATCATCCTTGACTGATCTCTTAGATTTGccataacagcatttaattGCACAGGGTTGGTGGCCTAAATTTTgaaatattatgtttttaatgaaCTTGAGGTGTTATACTCAGAGTCTTGTCTAAATATCTTCCAGCAGGTCAAAGTTGCTCTTTTacaaattatcatattttgctAATTTGGAAATTATATACATTTtggaaataatacatttttttgaataTTGTGTTAAGCTCTCATGTAAAATTGCATAAAAATTATTATACACTGCAGTATTTGAAGCCTTAGACAGAAGATAGTTTTACCTGCCAGGATAGATCGTTTACATTATTGGTCTTTCTGTACCTTGAAGATTATAACGATAGAATCCATTTTTCTTATTAACTTGTCTGATGTTGACTCTCAcatttatgctgatgatgtggTTATTTATTGTTCATCTTCACTTTTACAATAATTTAGATGCCTGCAAACTGCTTTTGACGCCGTTCTATCCCGTCTGGCTGGGTTTAACATggttttaaatgcagaaaaatcaaACTTTATGCTATTTTCAAATGGTACGCAGCTCCCACCTCTCATTCACTTCCTATTAACTGTTCACAGGGTTGAAATCAAAGTTTTCAGGTGCTACAAATACTTAGGTATTCTGATTGTTAAGAATCTATCCTTTAAAACTCACACTGACAATCTGGTTTCTaagcaaaaagttaaattgggatttttttgtaGAACCAAAAGTGTTTCGCACCCCAACTCAGAAGGCACCTGATTTCTTCAGCTATTCTCCCCCTGATGGATTATGGAGATCTGCTATTCATGAACGCCTCAGCCCAGCATTTATATACGCTGTTTATCATTGTGCCCTGTGTTTCAGGACTAACCGTATCTATAAAATACATCACTGCACTTTGTATGCTACAGCAAAAACTCTGTCTGTGACTAATCACAGACCATCACTGGCACGTTTTCATCTATAAATGTATTCTTGGCCGTCTTCCTATAATACTTATGCTCACTTCTATCTAGAACTGTTGCCCATTATGGTCTGCGCTCTCAACACATTGATGCAGGTCCCAAAGGTTCGAACTTAAATGGCTGAAAAGGCTTTTAAATTTTCTGCCCTTGCTACCTGGAATGACACACAAAAGGATTTAAAGTTATCATCTCTCGTTACCTTGGGGCACTTCAAATCCTTTTTAAAGGACAGAGACACCAGATCGTTTTGCTTCTGCTACCACCCTAATGTTTAATTATGTGATACCTCTTGGTTATGTGTTTTATGCAGCTGGGTTTGTATTATAGAGGTGTTGTACGTGTTATGCTGccgtcttggccaggtctctctTGAGAAAGAGGATTTAATCTCAATGAGTTATTAACCTGGTTAAATACgggatacatacatacattattGGCTGTGAAGCAGGACATGGCTCGCTTTTGATTAGTTGATCAGTACATCATGACAAACCCTTTCCTGGGATTTGTCTGCGTCTGAAGCAGCTGAGTTGTTGGACTCAGTCAAGATAAACCGACCAGAACCAAAACCTGTAAGAAGCTGAATTAGAACTAGGACTAATTACCCTGTTCAGACTTGActgtgttaaatattttttgttttcaccacaGACAATTCTAGATTCatcttaattttctttttttaattttattttagtatGGTCTGATTCTGAATGCAAAGTAGCGGCTGGCTTGGAAAGATTAACAGCCGAGAAGTCTCTCAATTTAGTTAATATTTGGAATATTTCTTGTTTTCATTCATAAAAAAACCTGTCCTCTCTTAAAGAAAGATTAttgttggtattttttttttttttactttaatcatTATTCAATTGACTGTAATCTGATAAGTAAAATAAACCCTAGACTTTAATGGTTACTGGTTTCTGATGGTTTTGCATATAATTCTTGACTAAAGTGTAATTATTTCTTATTTGTATACAATGTATACAATATCTCCCTGCATTATTAAATTTGGAATAAATGTTGTTCAACGGGGAGGAAAGAATCCCCCagacacattattatttttatgttttagataAATCATTAATCTTACTCATTTACATGGCTATATTCAAACTGATGATCTACGTTAAATTTTTAAAGTCCTATCGATCGACAGATCCTCAAACAATCGTAAGATTTCaaagtttattctttgtttttttttccaacactaAAAGGTTACAAGAAAGCCTGACTCTTTAGAAATGAAGAATGACTCAAAACCTTTTGCTGCAGTATCAGAAATCATGACTGAATCATGAGAAATCAGTCCTGTTGATGCAGGAAGTGGCGGCCATGCACACAATGCCGCCATGTttgagcagcgttttttttttttttctggcaagGCCGTGAAGCTGGCGCTCACATGATGCTAAGTGAAAGCTAATGAGGTGTCGGTGGGAAAAGTCTAAAAGTGGCCCGGGACCATTCACCTGGCCAGCGTCGCTGAGAGGGGAGGCACCCGGGGAGAGGAGAAGGAGCAGAGGGGTGGGTTATACCTTACTGCGCAGCAGCCCCCCCGTCGGGTGTTCAGGAGTGCTGCACTCCGAGGAGTTTTTGGCTTTgtccttgttgttgttgggcTCGTTGTCTTTGATTATGTCATACTGACGACAGAAGAGGGCAATCACACCTAGAGGGAGAGATCGATGGAGCTCTCGTTATTCGCCGCTGCAAAGCAATGGTGTCTGATGTGGGCGTGCTAAACAAAGCCCGCTCTCACCTGCCCACATGATGAGTACGACCACGATGATGATGAGCTCTCCTGCCCTCAGCTGGCTCGACTGACCCACCTCCTCCATGGTCACTTCGTCTGAGAAGGTCAGGACGGAAAAGGTCATTGGCCGTAAAAGAAATCTGTTTGCTACAGTAATGAAACAGTGATTTCTcattaatcattttaataacaCAGATTTGCTTTGGGTGTACGCTATTCATCAAAAGAGCTAAGGTCACTTCATTAAAGCCCAGAATAAAAGTAACCCTAAACCTTGTTTTATTGTTGACATATTCATTAATATTCCCCTCACCACAACAGATTTTCTTGAGATTAGGTAATTTCTCTTATACACCATGACCCTCTACAAGTGCCTGTTGGTTTTCATTACCGATCGGCAGCAAGTGCAGTGGCCTCTGTAAAGAGAAGCTGTCTTCGTATGTGTGGTAACACAACACCGTGGAGGAAAGACTTCATTAGTGATCTTAGAGAAGCAATGTGTGTGTTAAAACAAATTACGCTCCATAATCCTACAGTGTGAGATATTATTCACAAGTTGAAACATTTACAGCAGTTCCCAAGGTCACATTGTTCTGTGctctgaaaaaaacataaagaataaAGCCTCAAAGCATCGCTGGTTCTAAAGGCCTCAGTTATTATGTGAAGGTTAAGTTTATTAAAAGGCAATTAGAAAATGACTGAGTAAGTTATTTGGCTTATCTGGAAGACAAAACCTGTGCCTCTGAAAAGATTGCGTTATTATTGTAACTTGTCTGAATGAACAACTGGTTGATAAAGTTTGTCAATGCTTGTAGGAAACGAAACGCAACACCTTATAAAAGCTGTCAAGCGCGACGGAGGAGAGGTGGTGAAATGGGCTTGTTTTTGAGCCACAGGATCAATGACTCGCATTTGGTTGTTTTACAACATCTTTGACAACTTTTATAACTGATACTTGGCCTGAACTACAGatgtaattaaaaatattatttcagtttttcaatTCACCAGGAAAAACAGATGTGGATTAATTACTGAcacactgatgttttcaagcctttctaatGATTACGACAATTTTCTGCTAAGACCTAAtgaaaaacataacatttaagatttacatcagacaaaaaaaaatatacagaaacATGGACTTAATAAGTGTGTTTGATACCTGCttaaatggtattttttttaaaatttacttcTAATCTGACAAACCAGGTTCATTGACCAcctattctaatttactgaatgtAACCACAATACAACAGGGCAATGATCCCAAATATTGCAGTAGATCTATAACAGGATTACTGAACAAGAAAAGAAGTGAACCTTAAAGTCCAtccaataaattattaaaatgctatATTGGGACACACAGAACGctgtgttgaaaaaaaaaagtctcgaAACCTAAACGAAGTGAAGCAACACTTTAATGATGAGTCAAGCAAAATTCCTCCAGAACAATTTGAGAGACCGATAAAGTCGAAGCACAGAGTTTTTGCTTCCTTATGTGGTTTTAGGTGCTATTGAAACATTATGCAAACGTAGTTTTTCCCACACAGCTTccattttagctttatttttctttaaaataaattaaatacttAGAGTGGGGAATCTGTTGTGGTTTTGTGGAATGTTTAAACCCggtcattttattatttcttaaaaGTGTATTAGGCCTACCTGCTGCTTTTGACAGTGACTATACAGTAGTTGCTAAAAAGAGCCTTTCTGcaggttttcaaaatgttcactattttgtgattttaaatagttttaaacatcagtctttattttttcctcatgtAGTAATAAGCTAATAGAGTAATGGGGGAAGGTTCAGAATAATTATGGATGTTGATGAATTTCTCTAATAGAGATATTGTGTGTTGTATAAAAACATATGAGAATGAATTTCTATATCTTGGTTTAAAATGATGtgagaaaaatgtaattactTTTGAAGTAATTTGAGAGTGTAAACATAGACGGCTGTTATCTGTCACGTTTACACAAAGCAGGAATGTGTAAACGTGTTTTATGTTGAGAACTGGTCTTGACAACATATGGTTGTATTGgggaaaataaaactgtggtTCAGCCTAAACTGTCAGATTGTATTCAAATCTAGGAAatgaaatgtccttttttttatagagACCCCCCCGAGAGTATTGTGAGAAATACTCGCAGACAtcataaaataaacaagcatAATGTTTAAACATCTCAAGCCTCAATAATATCATTTGACTTGTAATGATCCTGATTTAGATAAtcacacagggaaaaaaaagctataaaataaacaaggaaaaaaaccAAAGTGAATAAAAGGCGaaacatttttccattttaatttttttaaattaaaggcaaatattttttcatgtaTCAATATCTGAACcagttttaaattctttgttGCAATGTCTAAGATGATTGCATCATTTTAATCTACTTATTCTCTTTAGGTACTTCCAAAACCTTAGTTCACATTACTCCAAAATATGTGGAGGAGCTCTATAatgtaaataaactaaaatacaaGAATTAGGTTCTTCAGCCTAATAACATAGAGAAGTTATAGCCATTACCACTGAGCCTGCCAGCTCCTCATAAactatttagtgttttttttttttttttttgtcttcaagcTTCTGTTCTCTGCAGGGATTTTTCCAAGAGTTTTCTCTGCAGCTTCACAGAGTGTCACTGCACACTGTTGTAGAGCCGCTGCCGGCTTTACTGAACTGCAGTACTGTCATTTTATCCAGTTGGGGTTTCTTTGACAGACTTTTTCCAGGCAGCTGCTGTTCAAGGCCCGTATTCCTACTCAAAAGGGTTTTTTAACACCTTTGCAAAATACTTTGAGCAAAATTCTGATATTTTAATGAAACTCTTATAGCTGTCCTTTACTATACACGTTTCTTCAATTAATGGAGTCTCCTCTGGTTTTTGCATTTAGTAAATCGTCTCCTGTTTCCATCTTTAATAGCAGCGGACTACTGCAAAAGGGCAGGCTTAAAACAATCAGGATTTTCAACTAAAGTGTTACTCCCACTCAGatttagtgacaaaaaaaaaagactattgcAATAAGACGCCTAGAGATGAAGTAAAGGTGTAGCTTTATCTATGCACTGCGGTGTGACCTGAAGTTTACTGCAACACAGAGAGCTTTCCATCCACTCACACGACAGCAGCGGGTGACATTTGGAGGGCCCAGCGTGTAGGCTCCCCACGCTCCACTGGCTTTTAGCAACAAGCAATTCTGCCAATCGATTGGTCTCTGCTTCGTTCTATTAAGAAAATCAAAGCACAACAGCCCAGGGCACCTGATGCTTTCTGCTAGCCTGCCGTACAAGGCTGACTGGTCACCTGGAACACTTCACCGTTTGCTGCTcgtttctttatttattttttttaatcaaacctgACCGACAGTACATGTCTATTTAAAGAATTAGCTAAGCATTTATGGAATCAAGTATTTGTTTCAAGGTCACAATGGATTATTTTTCCTTATTAGGATCCTTATTAGGATCTTACATTTGTGACCAAATGAAACCAGTTAATGTGTGAAAGTGAAGCAAAGTAGTTGCATTTGCAGCAAATAACAGTGTCTGTATTTGAacttatgatgcattttttaatTATGGTTTCACTTGGACCTGCTTGCCATGTATCGGGCCGCTTTAGATCGGTTTTAagtttttgaaaacatttgcatgaatttattttctttgtacaAACTCCACAaaaagtttgtctaaattatttaaaaattacagAGCCCCTGTGGTGACatggacagaattttttttaaagatgttaaatCATGGCCACACATTAGTAACGCGTGGCCACGATTTACTAAGTCGTGGCCACGATttaacatcttcaaaaaaaaaaaaaatctgtccatgtcaccagaggggctctgtaaaaaaatacattttctgaaagGCATTTTAAAGACATAACCTTTTAAAAGTCCTCGTACACACTTCTGCTTAATAGCCCTCTTCATCAAAATATTATTGGTAAAGCAATTCAAGATCAAACCACGCCCATTAATGTTCACCgcattaattatatatatatttttttgctgtttattacttttttggggttgctggtgcctatctccagctgtcaatggacgagaggcggggtacagcctggacaggtcgccagactatcgcagggcaacgcagagacaaacaggacaaacaaccattcacgcacacatttaCACCTAAGGAGactttagagaggccaattaacctaaaagtcatgtttctggactgtgggaggaagccggagagaacccaagcatgcacagggagaacatgcaaacatgcaTATTATccagggtaggacttgaacccaggacctacTTGCTGCAAGccaacagcactacccactaTGCAGCCCTGGAGAAAcattataccaaaaaaaaacatttaaataaaaatgtaaagtctGGCCTGCATTGGTACTGAGCcccatttactctgatacctcaaaataaaatcctgtgtcATTACATTCAGATGACAACTAATTAAGAGTCCAccagtgtgtaatttaatcctTGTAAAAATACCGCTTTtacttttatgaaagtttgtcAGAGGGAAAGCCGGAACATGAATCAAGAAAAGTCGGCAAGAGACCCATGGTGACTATAAAGCAGGCGTCACCAACAAGGGGGGCACACCTGGcaccaaggaccacatgtggtgccctcaagcccgTTCTAAAAcaagcacaaccctccagtgagttgcttctaaaatgttattttagtctgttgctctacttttgtaatcacacttacatttatatagatttaaaagtgAGAATAtctaagaaaaaaagcattgcacatatgtttatttattgagcactgactcttcttgtttaaagatcagtactggtagccctttgtgtgacacagtaccgatgaagtagctctcagtttcaaaaaggttggggATCCCTGCTCTAGAGGATCTACACAGATGCTCAGATGAGATAATCAGCTGACAGGATAACTATTGGTTGTGTATTTGACAGATCTGGACTTTAAGGAAATGtgtcaagaagaaagccattgctgAGTAACATTTGAtcgcagtttgccacaagccatgtaggacACACAGAAGATGAACAGAGATAAGAGCAATCATGGAAGAAAACAGGTTAGGTTGAAAGAGACGGGGGTCACCTTCCAGCATGACGACAGCACTGGATGAGTTCAGACCAAATGTGTTAGCATGGCTCAGTCAATGCCCAGACATAAACctaattgaaaatctgtggcaaagcttgaaaattaatttttacAGATGCCCTCCATTCATAACTTAAACTttataaatgtgcaaaaactgACAGTTTTTAGATGTGCAGAGCAGGTAGATGTGCAgcctgttggtctatcacataaaatcctaatctAATGAAATACATGGAAGT
This Fundulus heteroclitus isolate FHET01 chromosome 19, MU-UCD_Fhet_4.1, whole genome shotgun sequence DNA region includes the following protein-coding sequences:
- the fndc5a gene encoding fibronectin type III domain-containing protein 5 isoform X2; amino-acid sequence: MLRFIQEVNTTTRSCALWDLEEETDYIVHVQSISMSGSSPLSEPLRFRTPKEAETQASKNEVTMEEVGQSSQLRAGELIIIVVVLIMWAGVIALFCRQYDIIKDNEPNNNKDKAKNSSECSTPEHPTGGLLRSKFPKNDNNRLPSVNIIEV